A region of Vitis vinifera cultivar Pinot Noir 40024 chromosome 15, ASM3070453v1 DNA encodes the following proteins:
- the LOC104881910 gene encoding disease resistance protein Pik-1: MKQKVVIKVSFSGEKKSRTKVMQAAVGVPGVESIAFGGEDNDQIVVIGESLDSVNLTCLLRKKVRFAELLSVSSVEKEEEEKMTEPGVQPMVWPTVQAGVPQYYYTVVPDNRSEPCSIM; this comes from the exons ATGAAG CAAAAGGTAGTGATCAAGGTCAGCTTCAGTGGTGAAAAGAAGTCCAGGACCAAAGTTATGCAGGCTGCAGTTGGTGTACCAG GTGTTGAATCAATAGCTTTTGGAGGTGAAGACAATGATCAAATTGTAGTAATTGGTGAAAGCTTAGATTCAGTTAACTTGACATGTCTACTAAGGAAGAAAGTCAGGTTTGCTGAACTTTTAAGCGTCTCATCGGTggagaaggaggaggaggagaagatgACTGAACCTGGGGTGCAGCCGATGGTTTGGCCAACTGTTCAAGCTGGTGTGCCGCAGTATTATTACACAGTTGTTCCAGATAACCGCAGTGAACCATGCAGTATCATGTGA
- the LOC100854219 gene encoding heavy metal-associated isoprenylated plant protein 47, with the protein MKQKVVIKVSFNGEKKSRTKVMQAAVGAPGVESIAFGGEDNDQIVVIGDSLDSVNLTRLLRKKVKFAELLSVSSVDEKKEEKKMTEPGVQPMVWPTYQAGVPQYYYTIVRDNRDETCSIM; encoded by the exons ATGAAG CAAAAGGTAGTGATCAAGGTCAGCTTCAATGGTGAAAAGAAGTCCAGGACCAAAGTTATGCAGGCTGCCGTTGGTGCACCAG GTGTTGAATCAATAGCTTTTGGAGGTGAAGACAATGATCAAATTGTAGTAATTGGTGATAGCTTAGATTCAGTTAACTTGACACGTTTACTAAGGAAGAAAGTCAAGTTTGCTGAACTTTTAAGTGTCTCATCCGTGGACGAGAAAAAGGAGGAGAAGAAGATGACTGAACCTGGAGTGCAGCCAATGGTTTGGCCAACTTATCAAGCTGGTGTGCCACAGTATTATTACACAATTGTTCGAGATAACCGTGATGAAACTTGCAGTATCATGTGA